Proteins encoded in a region of the Bubalus bubalis isolate 160015118507 breed Murrah chromosome 9, NDDB_SH_1, whole genome shotgun sequence genome:
- the LOC102411611 gene encoding calcium homeostasis endoplasmic reticulum protein isoform X2, with amino-acid sequence MEMPLPPDDQELRNVIDKLAQFVARNGPEFEKMTMEKQKDNPKFSFLFGGEFYSYYKCKLALEQQQLICKQQAPELEPAATMPPLPQPPLAPAAPVAPAQGTPSMDELIQQSQWNLQQQEQHLLALRQEQVTAAVAHALEQQMQKLLEETQLDMNEFDNLLQPIIDTCTKDAISAGKNWMFSNAKSPPHCELMAGHLRNRITADGAHFELRLHLIYLINDVLHHWALTRGRSLPHSQRKQARELLAALQKVVVPIYCTSFLAVEEDKQQKIARLLQLWEKNGYFDDSIIQQLQSPALGLGQYQATLITEYSSVVQPVQLAFQQQIQTLKTQHEEFVNSLTQQQQQQQQQQQQIQMPQMEADVKATPPPPAPPPAPTPAPAIPPTTQPDDSKPPIQMPGSSEYDTSGGVQDPAASGPRGPGPHDQIPPNKPPWFDQPHPVAPWGQQQPPEQPPYPHHQGGPPHCPPWNNSHEGMWGEQRGDPGWNGQRDAPWNSQPDPNWNSQFEGPWNSQHEQPPWGGGQREPPFRMQRPPHFRGPFPPHQQHPQFNQPPHPHNFNRFPPRFMQDDFPPRHPFERPPYPHRFDYPQGDFQAEMGPPHHHPGHRMPHPGINEHPPWGGPQHPDFGPPPHGFNGQPPHMRRQGPPHINHDDPSLVPNVPYFDLPAGLMAPLVKLEDHEYKPLDPKDIRLPPPMPPSERLLAAVEAFYSPPSHDRPRNSEGWEQNGLYEFFRAKMRARRRKGQEKRNSGPSRSRSRSKSRGRSSSRSNSRSSKSSGSYSRSRSRSCSRSYSRSRSRSRSRSRSSRSRSRSRSRSRSKSYSPGRRHRSRSRSPTPPSSAGLGSNSAPPIPDSRLGEENKGHQMLVKMGWSGSGGLGVKEQGIQDPIKGGDVRDKWDQYKGVGVALDDPYENYRRNKSYSFIARMKAREECK; translated from the exons ATGGAGATGCCGCTGCCGCCAGACG ACCAGGAGCTCCGAAATGTCATCGACAAGCTGGCCCAGTTCGTGGCTCGGAACGGGCCCGAGTTTGAAAAGATGACGATGGAGAAGCAGAAGGACAACCCGAAATTCTCTTTTCTGTTCGGAGGCGAGTTCTACAGTTACTACAAGTGCAAGTTGGCGctggagcagcagcagc TCATCTGCAAGCAGCAGGCCCCGGAGCTGGAACCGGCTGCGACCatgcctcccctgccccagcccccgcTGGCCCCTGCGGCACCCGTCGCGCCAGCCCAGGGCACCCCGTCCATGGACGAGCTCATCCAGCAGAGCCAGTGGAAcctgcagcagcaggagcagcaccTACTGGCCCTCAGACAG GAGCAGGTAACAGCAGCTGTGGCCCACGCACTGGAGCAACAGATGCAGAAGCTCCTGGAGGAGACGCAGCTGGACATGAACGAGTTTGACAACCTGCTGCAGCCCATCATCGATACCTGCACCAAGGACGCCATCTCG GCCGGGAAGAACTGGATGTTCAGCAATGCCAAGTCCCCACCGCACTGCGAGCTGATGGCGGGCCACCTCCGCAACCGCATCACGGCCGACGGGGCGCACTTCGAGCTGCGGCTGCACCTCATCTACTTGATCAACGACGTGCTGCACCACTG GGCCCTGACGCGCGGAAGGTCTCTCCCTCACAGCCAGCGCAAGCAGGCCCGGGAGCTGCTGGCCGCCCTGCAGAAGGTCGTGGTGCCCATCTACTGTACCAGCTTCCTGGCCGTGGAGGAGGACAAGCAGCAGAAGATCGCCCGG CTCCTACAGCTCTGGGAGAAGAACGGTTACTTCGACGACTCCATCATCCAGCAGTTACAGAGCCCTGCCCTGGGGCTCGGCCAGTACCAG GCGACCCTCATCACTGAATACTCCTCAGTGGTCCAGCCAGTGCAGCTGGCCTTCCAGCAGCAAATCCAGACCCTCAAGACCCAGCATGAGGAGTTTGTCAACAGCCtgacccagcagcagcagcaacagcagcagcagcagcagcagatccagATGCCGCAAATGGAAGCTGACGTCAAGGCCACACCGCCGccgcctgccccgcccccagcccccacacccGCCCCGGCCATCCCGCCAACCACCCAGCCTG ATGACAGCAAGCCTCCCATCCAGATGCCCGGGTCTTCCGAGTACGACACCTCAGGAGGGGTTCAGGACCCTGCCGCCAGCGGCCCCCGTGGCCCTGGGCCCCATGACCAGATCCCACCTAACAAGCCCCCCTGGTTCGACCAGCCTCACCCCGTTGCTCCTTGGGGCCAACAGCAG CCTCCTGAGCAGCCCCCCTACCCACACCACCAGGGCGGGCCGCCCCACTGCCCACCCTGGAACAACAGCCACGAGGGCATGTGGGGCGAGCAGCGCGGGGACCCCGGCTGGAACGGCCAGCGCGACGCCCCCTGGAACAGCCAACCTGACCCCAACTGGAACAGCCAGTTCGAGGGCCCCTGGAACAGCCAGCACGAGCAGCCGCCCTGGGGCGGGGGCCAGCGCGAGCCGCCCTTCCGCATGCAGCGGCCGCCGCACTTCCGCGGGCCCTTCCCGCCCCACCAGCAGCACCCGCAGTTCAACCAGCCACCGCACCCCCACAACTTCAACCGCTTCCCGCCCCGCTTCATGCAGGACGACTTCCCCCCACGACACCCCTTCGAGCGGCCGCCCTACCCTCACCGCTTTGACTACCCTCAAGGGGACTTTCAAGCGG AAATGGGaccccctcaccaccaccccggCCACCGCATGCCTCACCCTGGAATCAACGAGCACCCACCTTGGGGTGGGCCCCAGCACCCTGACTTCGGCCCTCCGCCCCACGGCTTCAACGGGCAGCCCCCGCACATGCGGCGACAGGGCCCTCCGCACATCAACCATGACGACCCCAGCCTGGTCCCCAACGTGCCCTACTTCGACCTCCCTGCTGGGCTCATGGCCCCCCTCGTGAAG CTGGAAGACCACGAGTACAAGCCTTTGGATCCTAAAGACATCCGCCTCCCACCCCCCATGCCACCCAGTGAGAGGCTGCTGGCGGCCGTGGAGGCCTTTTACAGCCCTCCCTCCCATGACAGGCCCAGGAACAG CGAAGGCTGGGAGCAGAACGGTCTCTACGAGTTCTTCCGAGCAAAGATGCGGGCCCGGCGGAGGAAAGGCCAGGAGAAGAGGAACAG TGGACCTTCAAGGTCTCGGAGCAGATCCAAAAGCCGAGGGCGCTCCTCCTCACGCTCCAACTCAAGGTCCTCCAAGTCGTCCGGCTCCTACTCGAGGTCACGGTCCCGCTCCTGCTCGCGCTCCTACTCCCGCTCTAGATCCAG GAGCCGCAGCCGCTCCCGCTCCTCTCGCAGCCGCTCCCGCTCCCGCTCGCGCTCAAGGTCCAAGTCCTACTCCCCAGGAAGGAGGCACCGGTCACGGTCCAGGAGCCCCACCCCGCC TTCTTCGGCTGGTCTGGGTTCTAATTCAGCACCTCCTATACCCGACTCAAGGCTTGGGGAAGAGAACAAAGGACATCAGATGCTGGTGAAAATGG gctGGAGTGGATCCGGTGGCCTCGGCGTGAAAGAGCAAGGGATCCAGGACCCCATCAAGGGGGGGGACGTGCGGGACAAGTGGGACCAGTACAAGGGTGTGGGCGTGGCCCTGGACGACCCCTACGAGAACTACCGCAGGAACAAGAGCTACTCCTTCATCGCCCGCATGAAGGCCAGAGAGGAGTGCAAGTAG
- the LOC102411611 gene encoding calcium homeostasis endoplasmic reticulum protein isoform X4, which translates to MEMPLPPDDQELRNVIDKLAQFVARNGPEFEKMTMEKQKDNPKFSFLFGGEFYSYYKCKLALEQQQLICKQQAPELEPAATMPPLPQPPLAPAAPVAPAQGTPSMDELIQQSQWNLQQQEQHLLALRQEQVTAAVAHALEQQMQKLLEETQLDMNEFDNLLQPIIDTCTKDAISAGKNWMFSNAKSPPHCELMAGHLRNRITADGAHFELRLHLIYLINDVLHHCQRKQARELLAALQKVVVPIYCTSFLAVEEDKQQKIARLLQLWEKNGYFDDSIIQQLQSPALGLGQYQATLITEYSSVVQPVQLAFQQQIQTLKTQHEEFVNSLTQQQQQQQQQQQQIQMPQMEADVKATPPPPAPPPAPTPAPAIPPTTQPDDSKPPIQMPGSSEYDTSGGVQDPAASGPRGPGPHDQIPPNKPPWFDQPHPVAPWGQQQPPEQPPYPHHQGGPPHCPPWNNSHEGMWGEQRGDPGWNGQRDAPWNSQPDPNWNSQFEGPWNSQHEQPPWGGGQREPPFRMQRPPHFRGPFPPHQQHPQFNQPPHPHNFNRFPPRFMQDDFPPRHPFERPPYPHRFDYPQGDFQAEMGPPHHHPGHRMPHPGINEHPPWGGPQHPDFGPPPHGFNGQPPHMRRQGPPHINHDDPSLVPNVPYFDLPAGLMAPLVKLEDHEYKPLDPKDIRLPPPMPPSERLLAAVEAFYSPPSHDRPRNSEGWEQNGLYEFFRAKMRARRRKGQEKRNSGPSRSRSRSKSRGRSSSRSNSRSSKSSGSYSRSRSRSCSRSYSRSRSRSRSRSRSSRSRSRSRSRSRSKSYSPGRRHRSRSRSPTPPSSAGLGSNSAPPIPDSRLGEENKGHQMLVKMGWSGSGGLGVKEQGIQDPIKGGDVRDKWDQYKGVGVALDDPYENYRRNKSYSFIARMKAREECK; encoded by the exons ATGGAGATGCCGCTGCCGCCAGACG ACCAGGAGCTCCGAAATGTCATCGACAAGCTGGCCCAGTTCGTGGCTCGGAACGGGCCCGAGTTTGAAAAGATGACGATGGAGAAGCAGAAGGACAACCCGAAATTCTCTTTTCTGTTCGGAGGCGAGTTCTACAGTTACTACAAGTGCAAGTTGGCGctggagcagcagcagc TCATCTGCAAGCAGCAGGCCCCGGAGCTGGAACCGGCTGCGACCatgcctcccctgccccagcccccgcTGGCCCCTGCGGCACCCGTCGCGCCAGCCCAGGGCACCCCGTCCATGGACGAGCTCATCCAGCAGAGCCAGTGGAAcctgcagcagcaggagcagcaccTACTGGCCCTCAGACAG GAGCAGGTAACAGCAGCTGTGGCCCACGCACTGGAGCAACAGATGCAGAAGCTCCTGGAGGAGACGCAGCTGGACATGAACGAGTTTGACAACCTGCTGCAGCCCATCATCGATACCTGCACCAAGGACGCCATCTCG GCCGGGAAGAACTGGATGTTCAGCAATGCCAAGTCCCCACCGCACTGCGAGCTGATGGCGGGCCACCTCCGCAACCGCATCACGGCCGACGGGGCGCACTTCGAGCTGCGGCTGCACCTCATCTACTTGATCAACGACGTGCTGCACCACTG CCAGCGCAAGCAGGCCCGGGAGCTGCTGGCCGCCCTGCAGAAGGTCGTGGTGCCCATCTACTGTACCAGCTTCCTGGCCGTGGAGGAGGACAAGCAGCAGAAGATCGCCCGG CTCCTACAGCTCTGGGAGAAGAACGGTTACTTCGACGACTCCATCATCCAGCAGTTACAGAGCCCTGCCCTGGGGCTCGGCCAGTACCAG GCGACCCTCATCACTGAATACTCCTCAGTGGTCCAGCCAGTGCAGCTGGCCTTCCAGCAGCAAATCCAGACCCTCAAGACCCAGCATGAGGAGTTTGTCAACAGCCtgacccagcagcagcagcaacagcagcagcagcagcagcagatccagATGCCGCAAATGGAAGCTGACGTCAAGGCCACACCGCCGccgcctgccccgcccccagcccccacacccGCCCCGGCCATCCCGCCAACCACCCAGCCTG ATGACAGCAAGCCTCCCATCCAGATGCCCGGGTCTTCCGAGTACGACACCTCAGGAGGGGTTCAGGACCCTGCCGCCAGCGGCCCCCGTGGCCCTGGGCCCCATGACCAGATCCCACCTAACAAGCCCCCCTGGTTCGACCAGCCTCACCCCGTTGCTCCTTGGGGCCAACAGCAG CCTCCTGAGCAGCCCCCCTACCCACACCACCAGGGCGGGCCGCCCCACTGCCCACCCTGGAACAACAGCCACGAGGGCATGTGGGGCGAGCAGCGCGGGGACCCCGGCTGGAACGGCCAGCGCGACGCCCCCTGGAACAGCCAACCTGACCCCAACTGGAACAGCCAGTTCGAGGGCCCCTGGAACAGCCAGCACGAGCAGCCGCCCTGGGGCGGGGGCCAGCGCGAGCCGCCCTTCCGCATGCAGCGGCCGCCGCACTTCCGCGGGCCCTTCCCGCCCCACCAGCAGCACCCGCAGTTCAACCAGCCACCGCACCCCCACAACTTCAACCGCTTCCCGCCCCGCTTCATGCAGGACGACTTCCCCCCACGACACCCCTTCGAGCGGCCGCCCTACCCTCACCGCTTTGACTACCCTCAAGGGGACTTTCAAGCGG AAATGGGaccccctcaccaccaccccggCCACCGCATGCCTCACCCTGGAATCAACGAGCACCCACCTTGGGGTGGGCCCCAGCACCCTGACTTCGGCCCTCCGCCCCACGGCTTCAACGGGCAGCCCCCGCACATGCGGCGACAGGGCCCTCCGCACATCAACCATGACGACCCCAGCCTGGTCCCCAACGTGCCCTACTTCGACCTCCCTGCTGGGCTCATGGCCCCCCTCGTGAAG CTGGAAGACCACGAGTACAAGCCTTTGGATCCTAAAGACATCCGCCTCCCACCCCCCATGCCACCCAGTGAGAGGCTGCTGGCGGCCGTGGAGGCCTTTTACAGCCCTCCCTCCCATGACAGGCCCAGGAACAG CGAAGGCTGGGAGCAGAACGGTCTCTACGAGTTCTTCCGAGCAAAGATGCGGGCCCGGCGGAGGAAAGGCCAGGAGAAGAGGAACAG TGGACCTTCAAGGTCTCGGAGCAGATCCAAAAGCCGAGGGCGCTCCTCCTCACGCTCCAACTCAAGGTCCTCCAAGTCGTCCGGCTCCTACTCGAGGTCACGGTCCCGCTCCTGCTCGCGCTCCTACTCCCGCTCTAGATCCAG GAGCCGCAGCCGCTCCCGCTCCTCTCGCAGCCGCTCCCGCTCCCGCTCGCGCTCAAGGTCCAAGTCCTACTCCCCAGGAAGGAGGCACCGGTCACGGTCCAGGAGCCCCACCCCGCC TTCTTCGGCTGGTCTGGGTTCTAATTCAGCACCTCCTATACCCGACTCAAGGCTTGGGGAAGAGAACAAAGGACATCAGATGCTGGTGAAAATGG gctGGAGTGGATCCGGTGGCCTCGGCGTGAAAGAGCAAGGGATCCAGGACCCCATCAAGGGGGGGGACGTGCGGGACAAGTGGGACCAGTACAAGGGTGTGGGCGTGGCCCTGGACGACCCCTACGAGAACTACCGCAGGAACAAGAGCTACTCCTTCATCGCCCGCATGAAGGCCAGAGAGGAGTGCAAGTAG
- the LOC102411611 gene encoding calcium homeostasis endoplasmic reticulum protein isoform X3 — protein MEMPLPPDDQELRNVIDKLAQFVARNGPEFEKMTMEKQKDNPKFSFLFGGEFYSYYKCKLALEQQQRAASPPLRPVICKQQAPELEPAATMPPLPQPPLAPAAPVAPAQGTPSMDELIQQSQWNLQQQEQHLLALRQEQVTAAVAHALEQQMQKLLEETQLDMNEFDNLLQPIIDTCTKDAISAGKNWMFSNAKSPPHCELMAGHLRNRITADGAHFELRLHLIYLINDVLHHCQRKQARELLAALQKVVVPIYCTSFLAVEEDKQQKIARLLQLWEKNGYFDDSIIQQLQSPALGLGQYQATLITEYSSVVQPVQLAFQQQIQTLKTQHEEFVNSLTQQQQQQQQQQQQIQMPQMEADVKATPPPPAPPPAPTPAPAIPPTTQPDDSKPPIQMPGSSEYDTSGGVQDPAASGPRGPGPHDQIPPNKPPWFDQPHPVAPWGQQQPPEQPPYPHHQGGPPHCPPWNNSHEGMWGEQRGDPGWNGQRDAPWNSQPDPNWNSQFEGPWNSQHEQPPWGGGQREPPFRMQRPPHFRGPFPPHQQHPQFNQPPHPHNFNRFPPRFMQDDFPPRHPFERPPYPHRFDYPQGDFQAEMGPPHHHPGHRMPHPGINEHPPWGGPQHPDFGPPPHGFNGQPPHMRRQGPPHINHDDPSLVPNVPYFDLPAGLMAPLVKLEDHEYKPLDPKDIRLPPPMPPSERLLAAVEAFYSPPSHDRPRNSEGWEQNGLYEFFRAKMRARRRKGQEKRNSGPSRSRSRSKSRGRSSSRSNSRSSKSSGSYSRSRSRSCSRSYSRSRSRSRSRSRSSRSRSRSRSRSRSKSYSPGRRHRSRSRSPTPPSSAGLGSNSAPPIPDSRLGEENKGHQMLVKMGWSGSGGLGVKEQGIQDPIKGGDVRDKWDQYKGVGVALDDPYENYRRNKSYSFIARMKAREECK, from the exons ATGGAGATGCCGCTGCCGCCAGACG ACCAGGAGCTCCGAAATGTCATCGACAAGCTGGCCCAGTTCGTGGCTCGGAACGGGCCCGAGTTTGAAAAGATGACGATGGAGAAGCAGAAGGACAACCCGAAATTCTCTTTTCTGTTCGGAGGCGAGTTCTACAGTTACTACAAGTGCAAGTTGGCGctggagcagcagcagc GGGCTGCCTCTCCTCCTCTCCGTCCAGTCATCTGCAAGCAGCAGGCCCCGGAGCTGGAACCGGCTGCGACCatgcctcccctgccccagcccccgcTGGCCCCTGCGGCACCCGTCGCGCCAGCCCAGGGCACCCCGTCCATGGACGAGCTCATCCAGCAGAGCCAGTGGAAcctgcagcagcaggagcagcaccTACTGGCCCTCAGACAG GAGCAGGTAACAGCAGCTGTGGCCCACGCACTGGAGCAACAGATGCAGAAGCTCCTGGAGGAGACGCAGCTGGACATGAACGAGTTTGACAACCTGCTGCAGCCCATCATCGATACCTGCACCAAGGACGCCATCTCG GCCGGGAAGAACTGGATGTTCAGCAATGCCAAGTCCCCACCGCACTGCGAGCTGATGGCGGGCCACCTCCGCAACCGCATCACGGCCGACGGGGCGCACTTCGAGCTGCGGCTGCACCTCATCTACTTGATCAACGACGTGCTGCACCACTG CCAGCGCAAGCAGGCCCGGGAGCTGCTGGCCGCCCTGCAGAAGGTCGTGGTGCCCATCTACTGTACCAGCTTCCTGGCCGTGGAGGAGGACAAGCAGCAGAAGATCGCCCGG CTCCTACAGCTCTGGGAGAAGAACGGTTACTTCGACGACTCCATCATCCAGCAGTTACAGAGCCCTGCCCTGGGGCTCGGCCAGTACCAG GCGACCCTCATCACTGAATACTCCTCAGTGGTCCAGCCAGTGCAGCTGGCCTTCCAGCAGCAAATCCAGACCCTCAAGACCCAGCATGAGGAGTTTGTCAACAGCCtgacccagcagcagcagcaacagcagcagcagcagcagcagatccagATGCCGCAAATGGAAGCTGACGTCAAGGCCACACCGCCGccgcctgccccgcccccagcccccacacccGCCCCGGCCATCCCGCCAACCACCCAGCCTG ATGACAGCAAGCCTCCCATCCAGATGCCCGGGTCTTCCGAGTACGACACCTCAGGAGGGGTTCAGGACCCTGCCGCCAGCGGCCCCCGTGGCCCTGGGCCCCATGACCAGATCCCACCTAACAAGCCCCCCTGGTTCGACCAGCCTCACCCCGTTGCTCCTTGGGGCCAACAGCAG CCTCCTGAGCAGCCCCCCTACCCACACCACCAGGGCGGGCCGCCCCACTGCCCACCCTGGAACAACAGCCACGAGGGCATGTGGGGCGAGCAGCGCGGGGACCCCGGCTGGAACGGCCAGCGCGACGCCCCCTGGAACAGCCAACCTGACCCCAACTGGAACAGCCAGTTCGAGGGCCCCTGGAACAGCCAGCACGAGCAGCCGCCCTGGGGCGGGGGCCAGCGCGAGCCGCCCTTCCGCATGCAGCGGCCGCCGCACTTCCGCGGGCCCTTCCCGCCCCACCAGCAGCACCCGCAGTTCAACCAGCCACCGCACCCCCACAACTTCAACCGCTTCCCGCCCCGCTTCATGCAGGACGACTTCCCCCCACGACACCCCTTCGAGCGGCCGCCCTACCCTCACCGCTTTGACTACCCTCAAGGGGACTTTCAAGCGG AAATGGGaccccctcaccaccaccccggCCACCGCATGCCTCACCCTGGAATCAACGAGCACCCACCTTGGGGTGGGCCCCAGCACCCTGACTTCGGCCCTCCGCCCCACGGCTTCAACGGGCAGCCCCCGCACATGCGGCGACAGGGCCCTCCGCACATCAACCATGACGACCCCAGCCTGGTCCCCAACGTGCCCTACTTCGACCTCCCTGCTGGGCTCATGGCCCCCCTCGTGAAG CTGGAAGACCACGAGTACAAGCCTTTGGATCCTAAAGACATCCGCCTCCCACCCCCCATGCCACCCAGTGAGAGGCTGCTGGCGGCCGTGGAGGCCTTTTACAGCCCTCCCTCCCATGACAGGCCCAGGAACAG CGAAGGCTGGGAGCAGAACGGTCTCTACGAGTTCTTCCGAGCAAAGATGCGGGCCCGGCGGAGGAAAGGCCAGGAGAAGAGGAACAG TGGACCTTCAAGGTCTCGGAGCAGATCCAAAAGCCGAGGGCGCTCCTCCTCACGCTCCAACTCAAGGTCCTCCAAGTCGTCCGGCTCCTACTCGAGGTCACGGTCCCGCTCCTGCTCGCGCTCCTACTCCCGCTCTAGATCCAG GAGCCGCAGCCGCTCCCGCTCCTCTCGCAGCCGCTCCCGCTCCCGCTCGCGCTCAAGGTCCAAGTCCTACTCCCCAGGAAGGAGGCACCGGTCACGGTCCAGGAGCCCCACCCCGCC TTCTTCGGCTGGTCTGGGTTCTAATTCAGCACCTCCTATACCCGACTCAAGGCTTGGGGAAGAGAACAAAGGACATCAGATGCTGGTGAAAATGG gctGGAGTGGATCCGGTGGCCTCGGCGTGAAAGAGCAAGGGATCCAGGACCCCATCAAGGGGGGGGACGTGCGGGACAAGTGGGACCAGTACAAGGGTGTGGGCGTGGCCCTGGACGACCCCTACGAGAACTACCGCAGGAACAAGAGCTACTCCTTCATCGCCCGCATGAAGGCCAGAGAGGAGTGCAAGTAG